In Pithys albifrons albifrons isolate INPA30051 chromosome 16, PitAlb_v1, whole genome shotgun sequence, a genomic segment contains:
- the LOC139679401 gene encoding tektin-4-like isoform X1 produces MALPEEPVPPAVPSCPLPGKICHVAGQERPGSCCGMAMAGFRTSKYQLPEWHRRNARVFNQACTVGEEAQRGRAEAGHLRRHAAACAQRAQQHSKSTLGQRLQDIHFWRVELQKEVMELDAETNLLAAQKLRLERALDATEVPYGVVTDNLQCRERRQPPDLVIDEVERQLLKEADLIRNIRDLLKRTIIQATNQIRSNRIQKEFCELDWSDKVETYHIDDKCVSYNNDSTNIQSHPSSVKFEENASTPKTWAQFSHDNISSAEQEKLASVQLRSLIQNIIHDAAEDLRLQRATVNQAFHNHCRELDDAKLKLEQHLEQTLKDIGEEEANIVALKQAIRDKETYLKVAQTRLYDRSFRPNVELCKDEPQFRLVSEVEELTVFLEALKRKLMESEQCLKHLEETRMKLEKEIAVKANSISIDREKCLPFRIHYPVDLELASYKQ; encoded by the exons ATGGCCCTGCCCGAGGAGCCGGTGCCGCCGGCcgtgccctcctgccccctgcccgGCAAGATCTGCCATGTGGCCGGCCAGGAGCGCCCCGGCTCGTGCTGCGGCATGGCCATGGCCGGTTTCCGCACCTCCAAGTACCAGCTGCCCGAGTGGCACCGCCGCAACGCGCGGGTGTTCAACCAGGCCTGCACCGTGGGCGAGGAGGCGCAGCGTGGCCGGGCCGAGGCCGGGCACCTCCGCAGACACGCGGCCGCCTGTGCCCAGCGCGCCCAGCAGCACTCCAAGAGCACCCTCGGGCAGCGCCTGCAGGACATCCACTTCTGGAGGGTGGAGCTGCAGAAGGAGGTCATGGAGCTGGACGCAGAGACCAACCTGCTGGCGGCCCAGAAGCTGCGGCTGGAGCGGGCGCTCGATGCCACCGAGGTGCCCTACGGAGTGGTCACCGACAACCTGCAGTGCCGGGAGAGGAGGCAGCCCCCGGACCTGGTGATCGACGAGgtggagaggcagctgctgaag gAAGCTGATCTCATCAGGAATATTCGGGATCTTCTGAAAAGGACTATAATTCAAGCCACCAACCAGATCCG CTCCAACCGGATTCAGAAGGAGTTCTGTGAGCTGGACTGGTCAGACAAGGTGGAGACCTATCACATCGATGACAAGTGTGTGAGCTACAACAACGACAGCACCaacatccagtcccaccccagctctgtgAAGTTTGAGGAGAA TGCCTCCACACCGAAGACCTGGGCCCAGTTCAGCCATGACAACAtttccagtgcagagcaggagaaactGGCCTCGGTGCAGCTCCGTTCCCTCATCCAGAACATCATCCACGACGCGGCCGAGGACCTGCGCCTGCAGCGCGCCACCGTCAACCAGGCCTTCCACAACcactgcagggagctggatgaTGCCAAGCTcaagctggagcagcacctggagcag ACCCTCAAGGACATTGGAGAGGAGGAAGCCAACATTGTTGCTCTCAAACAAGCCATCAGGGACAAGGAGACCTACCTGAAGGTGGCCCAGACCAGGCTCTACGACAGGTCCTTCAGGCCCAACGTGGAGCTGTGCAAGGACGAGCCCCAGTTCAG GTTGGTGAGCGAAGTGGAAGAGCTCACAGTGTTCCTGGAAGCCCTGAAGAGAAAACTGATGGAGTCAGAGCAGTGCCTGAAGCACCTGGAGGAGACCAGGatgaagctggagaaggagatCGCGGTGAAGGCCAACAGCATCTCCATCGACAGGGAGAAGTGCTTGCCCTTCCGCATCCACTACCCCGTGGATCTGGAACTGGCCAGCTACAAACAGTGA
- the LOC139679401 gene encoding tektin-4-like isoform X2, giving the protein MGVPFKLKSSNRIQKEFCELDWSDKVETYHIDDKCVSYNNDSTNIQSHPSSVKFEENASTPKTWAQFSHDNISSAEQEKLASVQLRSLIQNIIHDAAEDLRLQRATVNQAFHNHCRELDDAKLKLEQHLEQTLKDIGEEEANIVALKQAIRDKETYLKVAQTRLYDRSFRPNVELCKDEPQFRLVSEVEELTVFLEALKRKLMESEQCLKHLEETRMKLEKEIAVKANSISIDREKCLPFRIHYPVDLELASYKQ; this is encoded by the exons ATGGGAGTTCCATTCAAACTGAAAAG CTCCAACCGGATTCAGAAGGAGTTCTGTGAGCTGGACTGGTCAGACAAGGTGGAGACCTATCACATCGATGACAAGTGTGTGAGCTACAACAACGACAGCACCaacatccagtcccaccccagctctgtgAAGTTTGAGGAGAA TGCCTCCACACCGAAGACCTGGGCCCAGTTCAGCCATGACAACAtttccagtgcagagcaggagaaactGGCCTCGGTGCAGCTCCGTTCCCTCATCCAGAACATCATCCACGACGCGGCCGAGGACCTGCGCCTGCAGCGCGCCACCGTCAACCAGGCCTTCCACAACcactgcagggagctggatgaTGCCAAGCTcaagctggagcagcacctggagcag ACCCTCAAGGACATTGGAGAGGAGGAAGCCAACATTGTTGCTCTCAAACAAGCCATCAGGGACAAGGAGACCTACCTGAAGGTGGCCCAGACCAGGCTCTACGACAGGTCCTTCAGGCCCAACGTGGAGCTGTGCAAGGACGAGCCCCAGTTCAG GTTGGTGAGCGAAGTGGAAGAGCTCACAGTGTTCCTGGAAGCCCTGAAGAGAAAACTGATGGAGTCAGAGCAGTGCCTGAAGCACCTGGAGGAGACCAGGatgaagctggagaaggagatCGCGGTGAAGGCCAACAGCATCTCCATCGACAGGGAGAAGTGCTTGCCCTTCCGCATCCACTACCCCGTGGATCTGGAACTGGCCAGCTACAAACAGTGA